A part of Cryptococcus neoformans var. grubii H99 chromosome 6, complete sequence genomic DNA contains:
- a CDS encoding 5-oxoprolinase (ATP-hydrolysing) yields the protein MPAPVSDKVKICIDRGGTFCDIIALSESKGDHLVKLLSVDPDNYADAPTEGVRRVLEWFTGEKIPRNQPIDTSKIEYLRMGTTVATNALLERKGERCALLINKGHADALEIAFQTRPFLFQLAVKKPDVLYSKVVEIDERIIPEWQEFVEEGRMVAENGDRLIKTSSGVTVRELKPLDEEEVLKQLKDLYEEGYRSLAIVLAHSYLLPDDEQRIAEMAWGMGFTNISVSSSIEAKIGFIARGQSTTADAYLTPEVKRYLQGFVKGFKNRLEGSQCKVSFMQSDGALADFKSFSGLRAILSGPAGGVVGYARTSYDPLEGSPVVGFDMGGTSTDVSRYSGSYEHVFETTTAGIAIQVPQLDINTVAAGGGSILTYRNQIFNVGPESAGAHPGPACYRKGGPLTVTDANLFLGRLHIDSFPKIFGPSEDMPLDYDTVCQKFEELTASINKENKSNLTPAEVASGFINVANSSMARPIRALTEQRGFRTSAHNLSCFGGAGGQHATALAALLGMHYVIVHKYSSILSAYGMALAEVAVDVSEPFVQEFSMSAMPATEERFGALRARALKKLSNQGVQEQTVVYDDYLNLQYAGSDTTLMILRPADDDFARAFVEEHKREFAFTLEAPIIIAAVRVRATSKTTSVDLSEQSPYVDELRRLEASKITPPKPQPFASNSVYFEELGKFTDVPLYRLQDLVPGMKVAGPSIILDNTQTIVLHPQNTAKILKSHVFIDVGLGPRKAVDLNSVDPIQLSIFSHRFMGIAEQMCRALQKTAVSVSIKERLDFSCALFDAGGELVANAPNVPAHLGSMQYAVVYQANRRKGELRPGDLLVSNTPEAGGGHLPDITVIQPVFDDAGKEIVFWVAARGHHTDIGGLGGNSHHPDQSVRAEEGVAFESTFAVRDGVFNEQEIVDIFMKAGDYPGCKPTKRIDHNLSDLKAQCSACAVGTTQLHALFDEYGKDVVHFYMKAIRDNAEACTREALKPYAGRTFRATDYFDDGTVVKLKIDIDDNGTGTFDFTGTGPEVLANFNAPEAITRSGLLYCLRTMSGTDIPMNAGVLAPLNIIIPQGSVLSASEDAAVSQGNGEVAQRVADIVFTAFNVMSGSHGSMNGTHLMYKKYTWAETTCGGASAGPTWDGQSAVHTNMTNTRIGDLELLETRFPAILREFSIRRGTGGAGRYRGGDGICRIYEARVSMEASHDGQRRVIAPHGSAGGLDGERGASYLKKKKLNGEYRIVKLKPAHQVEMQAGEQLIVHTAGAGGWGAPVDTIEEGYRESNSHVKSKEGSKPPPFTRGNGSVSQWGQAQAECD from the exons ATGCCTGCACCAGTGAGCGACAAAGTAAAGATTTGCATTGACCGAGGGGGTACTTTCTGT GACATAATTGCTTTGAGTGAAAGCAAAGGAGACCATTTGGTCAAGCTACTGAGTGTAGATCCTGACAA CTACGCCGATGCACCCACTGAGGGTGTCCGTCGCGTTTTGGAGTGGTTCACAGGGGAAAAGATCCCTCGTAACCAGCCTATCGACACCTCCAAGATTGAATACCTCCGCATGGGTACAACTGTGGCTACTAATGCACTTCTAGAACGGAAAGGGGAGCGATGTGCTTTGCTAATT AATAAAGGTCATGCCGATGCACTAGAGATAGCTTTCCAAACTCgccctttcctcttccagcttgCGGTTAAAAAG CCCGATGTCCTCTACTCCAAGGTCGTCGAGATTGACGAACGTATCATTCCGGAGTGGCAGGAatttgttgaagaaggtcgaaTGGTGGCTGAGAACGGTGACAGGCTGATCAAGACAAGTAGCGGCGTGACTGTACGAGAGCTGAAACCTTTAG acgaggaagaagtccTAAAGCAGCTCAAAGATTTATATGAAGAAGGTTACCGATCCCTTGCAATTGTTCTCGCCCACTCGTACCTTCTTCCGGATGATGAGCAACGCATTGCAGAAATGGCCTGGGGCATGGGTTTCACGAATATCAGCGTCTCATCCAGCATTGAGGCGAAGATTGGCTTCATTGCTCGCGGTCAATCGACTACTGCAGACGCCTATCTCACTCCTGAGGTTAAACGGTACCTCCAAGGCTTCGTCAAAGGTTTCAAGAATAGGCTGGAAGGATCACAATGCAAGGTATCCTTTATGCAGTCAGACGGTGCTTTGGCAGACTTCAAAAGCTTCTCTGGCCTGAGGGCAATCCTCT CTGGACCCGCCGGTGGTGTCGTCGGATACGCTCGTACTTCATATGACCCATTGGAAGGTTCACCGGTGGTTGGTTTTGATATGGGTGGGACT TCGACCGACGTATCGCGTTACAGTGGCTCCTACGAACATGTGTTTGAGACGACCACTGCCGGTATTGCCATACAGGTACCTCAGTTAGATATCAATACCGTTGCGGCTGGAGGAGGGTCCATCCTGACCTATAGAAACCAAATATTCAACGTTGGTCCGGAATCCGCTGGTGCTCATCCTGGGCCTGCTTGTTATCGCAAAGGAGGACCTTTGACCGTGACCGATGCCAACCTTTTTCTTGGTCGATTGCATATCGACTCATTCCCTAAGA TATTTGGTCCCAGCGAAGACATGCCCCTTGATTACGACACCGTCTGTCAAAAATTCGAGGAATTGACGGCGTCCATCAATAAGGAGAATAAATCAAACCTTACTCCCGCAGAAGTCGCCTCAGGATTTATCAACGTTGCCAACTCTTCAATGGCTCGTCCAATCCGTGCTCTTACTGAACAGAGAGGTTTCCGCACTAGTGCTCACAACCTGAGCTGTTTCGGTGGTGCAGGGGGTCAACATGCTACTGCTCTCGCTGCGCTTCTAGGGATGCACTATGTGATTGTTCACAA GtattcttccatcctttctgCGTATGGTATGGCCCTCGCGGAAGTTGCGGTCGACGTTTCCGAACCTTTCGTACAAGAGTTTTCGATGTCAGCCATGCCAGCTACTGAGGAGCGTTTTGGTGCTCTGAGAGCCCGGGCATTAAAGAAATTGTCCAACCAAGGTGTCCAGGAACAAACTGTTGTGTACGATGATTACCTGAATCTTCAATATGCCGGTTCAGACACGACTCTGATGATCCTTCGCCCCGCCGATGATGACTTTGCTCGTGCTTTCGTGGAAGAGCATAAGCGAGAGTTCGCATTCACCCTCGAGGCTCCTATCATAATTGCCGCTGTCCGGGTACGGGCTACCTCCAAGACCACGTCAGTTGACCTTAGCGAACAATCGCCGTATGTGGATGAGCTCCGACGGCTGGAGGCCAGTAAGATCACTCCCCCTAAACCACAACCTTTCGCTTCAAACTCAGTGTACTTTGAGGAGTTGGGCAAATTTACAGACGTGCCTTTGTATCGATTGCAAGATCTAGTCCCTGGGATGAAGGTTGCTGGGccatccatcatccttgATAACACTCAAACAATTGTACTGCATCCTCAAAACACAGCCAAAATTCTCAAGTCTCATGTTTT TATCGATGTAGGCTTGGGTCCTAGGAAGGCAGTTGACCTTAATTCCGTCGATCCCATCCAACTGTCCATCTTCAGTCACCGCTTCATGGGTATCGCTGAACAGATGTGTCGTGCTTTACAGAAGACTGCTGTTTCCGTCTCTATCAAGGAACGTCTTGA CTTCTCATGTGCTCTTTTTGATGCTGGTGGGGAACTAGTTGCTAACGCACCAAATGTGCCGGCCCATCTTGGATCCATGCAGTACGCTGTTGTGTACCAGGCCAATAGGCGTAAAGGAGAGCTTCGGCCTGGAGATCTTTTGGTATCCAATACCCCGGAAGCCGGAGGTGGCCACCTTCCCGATATCACT GTAATTCAACCTGTCTTTGATGACGCTGGAAAGGAGATCGTATTTTGGGTTGCTGCTCGAGGACATCATACCGACATTGGTGGACTTGGAGGCAACTCTCATCACCCAGACCAATCTGTCCGTGCAGAGGAAGGTGTGGCTTTCGAATCAACCTTTGCTGTACGAGATGGAGTCTTCAACGAACAAGAAATTGTCGATATTTTCATGAAGGCAGGCGATTATCCCGGCTGCAAGCCCACAAAACGGATCGACCACAACTTATCCGACCTCAAGGCCCAATGTTCCGCATGTGCTGTGGGTACTACCCAACTGCACGCTTTGTTCGATGAGTATGGCAAGGACGTCGTCCACTTCTATATGAAAG CTATCCGAGACAACGCCGAAGCGTGTACACGAGAAGCTCTCAAACCCTATGCTGGTCGTACTTTCAGAGCCACAGATTATTTCGATGATGGTACGGTGGTCAAACTCAAAATCGACATTGATGATAATGGTACCGGAACATTTGATTTTACCGGTACCGGACCCGAGGTTTTGGCGAATTTCAATGCACCAGAGGCCATCACTCGTTCAGGTCTCTTGTACTGCTTACGAACCATGTCCGGGACAGACATTCCCATGAACGCTGGCGTACTTGCTCCTTtgaacatcatcatcccccaAGGATCTGTTTTGTCCGCTTCTGAAGATGCTGCCGTATCACAAGG TAATGGTGAAGTGGCTCAGCGGGTTGCCGATATTGTCTTTACCGCCTTCAACGTCATGTCTGGGTCTCACGGCTCTATGAACGGTACCCACTTGATGTATAAAAAATATACATGGGCTGAAACCA CATGTGGCGGTGCATCGGCAGGGCCTACTTGGGACGGTCAGTCAGCCGTCCATACAAATATGACCAACACCCGCATCGGCGATCTGGAGCTTCTTGAGACTCGATTCCCAGCCATCCTTCGAGAATTCAGTATTCGACGAGGCACAGGTGGTGCAGGTAGATACcgaggaggtgatggaaTCTGTCGAATCTATGAGGCAAGAGTATCAATGGAAGCCAGTCATGATGGGCAGCGACGAGTCATCGCACCCCATGGCTCAGCAGGCGGACTTGATGGAGAAAGGGGAGCTTCTTAtctgaagaaaaagaaactcAACGGGGAGTATCGTATTGTCAAGCTGAAGCCGGCTCACCAAGTCGA GATGCAAGCGGGAGAGCAGCTGATTGTGCACACAGCGGGTGCTGGCGGCTGGGGAGCTCCGGTGGACAccattgaagaaggatataGAGAAAGTAATAGCCATGTCAAGTCCAAGGAGGGAAGCAAGCCACCACCCTTCACAAGAGGAAACGGTAGTGTATCCCAGTGGGGTCAGGCTCAAGCCGAGTGTGACTGA
- a CDS encoding coproporphyrinogen III oxidase, translating into MPPRIPPSPLRLPRTLPRRLYSTRPPPPPSRVLLGCATTGFLVGLAFELTRRYRGNDIARCDAVPAVDAIDTHGFPWQPADAIEHDDPANPMRIRMAAWVKSLQDHIVNTMEHIESSAAPNEFSPSPAPPTFLRDAWIRPEGGEGSSCVLADGRVFEKAGINVSVVHGKLPPKAQKAMLPDHPSLPEPTGTVPFFATGLSIVIHPRNPHVPTVHLNYRYFEIEDPETGKPKTWWFGGGSDLTPSYLDEADAVHFHKTLKQACDQHDERYWPDFKQQCDKYFTITHRGECRGIGGIFFDDLTTSSPVHAPPPGAPNTERGPSAEKIFEFVKSASSAFLPAYVPIVYKHMNDSWTPEEKRWQQLRRGRYVEFNLVYDRGTKFGLNTPGARIESILMSLPETARWEYMSPLGKEGSGTREEKLMEVLKNPRDWV; encoded by the exons ATGCCCCCCCGGAtccccccctcccccctccGCCTGCCGCGCACGCTCCCCCGCCGGCTGTACTCCACGcgcccccctccccctccttcccgCGTCCTCCTCGGCTGCGCCACCACCGGCTTCCTCGTCGGCCTCGCGTTCGAGCTCACACGGCGCTACAGAGGTAAT GACATCGCCCGCTGCGACGCCGTGCCCGCCGTCGACGCCATCGACACACACGGCTTCCCCTGGCAGCCCGCCGACGCCATCGAACACGACGACCCTGCT AACCCTATGCGCATCCGCATGGCCGCCTGGGTCAAGTCGCTGCAGGACCACATCGTCAACACCATGGAACACATCGAATCCTCCGCCGCGCCCAACGAATTCTCCCCGTCCCCCGCCCCGCCCACATTCCTGCGCGACGCCTGGATCCGCCCCGAAGGCGGCGAAGGCTCCTCCTGCGTCCTCGCCGACGGCCGCGTCTTTGAAAAAGCCGGTATCAACGTCTCCGTCGTCCACGGTAAACTCCCTCCCAAGGCCCAAAAGGCCATGCTGCCGGACCACCCGAGCCTGCCGGAACCCACCGGCACCGTCCCCTTCTTCGCAACCGGCCTCAGCATCGTCATCCACCCCCGGAACCCACACGTGCCCACCGTCCATCTCAACTACAGGTACTTTGAGATTGAAGACCCCGAGACCGGGAAACCGAAAACGTGGTGGTTTGGCGGCGGATCCGACCTCACCCCGTCCTACCTCGACGAGGCCGATGCCGTCCATTTCCACAAGACGCTCAAGCAAGCGTGTGACCAGCACGACGAGCGCTACTGGCCCGATTTCAAGCAGCAGTGCGACAAGTACTTCACCATCACCCACCGCGGCGAGTGTAGAGGCATAGGCGGGATCTTCTTTGACGATCTCACCACGTCGTCCCCCGTACATGCCCCGCCCCCCGGCGCACCAAACACCGAGCGGGGGCCAAGCGCCGAAAAGATTTTCGAGTTTGTAAAATCCGCTTCGTCCGCCTTCCTCCCCGCATACGTCCCCATCGTCTACAAGCACATGAACGACAGCTGGACGCccgaggaaaagaggtgGCAGCAgttgagaagagggaggtATGTCGAGTTTAATTTGGTTTATGATAGAGGCACCAAGTTTGGGTTGAACACCCCAGGGGCGAGGATAGAAAGTATCTTGATGTC GTTGCCGGAAACGGCACGATGGGAATACATGTCCCCGCTGGGTAAAGAAGGGTCCGGGACCCGCGAAGAAAAGCTCATGGAGGTTTTGAAGAATCCTCGTGACTGGGTGTAA
- a CDS encoding Atypical/ABC1/ABC1-A protein kinase — protein MHTTMLSAALRVLARSAAIQRGEAGTAAATATTAAPPPLSRAAALDRLINAAPHLPPPPAPGTHPADKGHGIPLPLSLKAGHRGPVRYVQPESRPTPNAGPSTSARPPEPARPAKPVRPANTMEPAKTVDADKPPQPVPPIVQELDAGPGIKNHPVEPLITLPEDEETPVILRASRVPASRLGRLFHYGSLAASLSWGAASESIRRSTAGNGGEKSGGSVFMSDANIRRLVSTLGRMRGAALKLGQFMSIQDNHMLPPEIEQVLHQVQAHANYMPDWQMDKVLRDELGADWQANLFTQFDRTPIASASIGQVHRAILKDGRQVAVKIQFPGVASSIESDLSNLSLLLRTSALLPKGLYLQNTIAVMRRELEDECDYIREAAAGKKFAHLLAGDTFFVVPQVIDEATTGKVLTTEWMDGKPLSRVKNLSQETRDLIGTNILRLCLRELFQFRFMQTDPNWANFLFSPSSPSPSPSSSPQIQLIDFGASREYTKEFMDGWYRLLKSALEGDRERMRVESLNLGYLTGEENDEMVQAHLDSMALVASPFSHHGPYPFAKQTITESIRALIPIMLKHRLTPPPQETYSLNRKLSGAFLMCAKMRANVDCKKLWEEEVGGYKEG, from the exons ATGCACACCACCATGCTCTCCGCAGCACTCAGGGTGCTCGCACGCTCGGCAGCGATCCAGCGGGGGGAGGCGGGGACGGCAGCGGCGACAGCGACGACAGCAGCACCCCCCCCCCTCTCCCGCGCAGCAGCCCTCGACAGACTCATAAACGCAGCGCCGCAcctcccccccccgcccGCACCCGGCACCCATCCAGCAGACAAGGGACACGGTATTCCCCTGCCCCTCAGCCTGAAAGCAGGCCATCGCGGTCCTGTCAGGTATGTCCAGCCTGAATCCAGGCCCACTCCCAATGCTGGCCCATCCACCTCTGCTCGACCACCGGAACCAGCGCGACCAGCCAAGCCAGTGCGACCAGCGAACACTATGGAACCAGCGAAAACTGTAGACGCCGATAAACCGCCTCAGCCCGTCCCGCCCATCGTCCAAGAGCTCGACGCTGGACCTGGCATCAAAAATCACCCTGTTGAACCTCTCATCACACTCccagaagacgaagag ACCCCGGTGATCTTGCGTGCGTCCAGAGTACCTGCTTCCCGACTCGGTCGTCTTTTCCACTATGGCT CACTTGCCGCATCACTCTCATGGGGCGCCGCATCAGAATCTATCCGGCGGTCTACCGCAGGAAACGGCGGCGAAAAGAGCGGTGGGAGTGTGTTTATGAGCGATGCGAATATCAGGCGGCTCGTCTCTACCCTCGGCCGCATGAGGGGTGCTGCATTAAAGTTGGGCCAATTCATGTCTATCCAAG ACAACCACATGCTCCCGCCCGAAATCGAGCAGGTCCTGCACCAAGTCCAAGCCCACGCCAACTACATGCCCGACTGGCAGATGGACAAGGTCCTCCGCGACGAACTCGGTGCCGACTGGCAAGCCAACCTGTTTACCCAATTTGACCGTACACCGATCGCGTCCGCCTCGATCGGTCAAGTGCATCGCGCCATCCTCAAAGATGGGAGGCAGGTCGCCGTCAAGATCCAGTTCCCCGGCGTGGCGTCCTCGATCGAATCCGACTTGTCCaacctctccctcctcctccgcacATCGGCGCTCTTGCCAAAGGGACTGTATTTGCAAAACACGATAGCAGTCATGCGgagagagttggaagatgagtgTGATTATATTAGGGAAGCAGCAGCCGGCAAGAAATTCGCACACCTCTTGGCGGGCGATACGTTTTTTGTAGTGCCCCAAGTAATCGACGAAGCGACGACCGGTAAAGTGTTGACGACAgagtggatggatgggaaaCCGTTGAGCCGGGTCAAGAATCTCTCTCAAGAAACTCGTGATTTG ATTGGCACCAACATCCTCCGTCTCTGTCTTCGCGAACTCTTTCAATTCCGATTCATGCAAACCGATCCCAACTGGGCAAACTTTTTattctccccttcctccccttccccctctccatcatcatcaccccAGATCCAGCTGATCGATTTTGGCGCAAGTAGAGAATACACTAAAGAATTCATGGATGGGTGGTATAGGTTGTTGAAAAGCGCGTTGGAAGGGGATAGGGAGAGGATGCGCGTGGAGAGTTTGAATTTGGGGTATTTGACCGGGGAGGAAAACGACGAAATGGTCCAAGCGCATCTCGACTCCATGGCCCTCGTCgcctcccccttctcccaccACGGCCCATACCCATTCGCCAAACAGACAATCACCGAGTCCATCCGCGccctcatccccatcaTGCTCAAACACCGTCTCACCCCGCCACCGCAGGAAACGTATTCGCTCAATAGGAAATTGAGTGGAGCGTTCTTGATGTGTGCAAAGATGCGGGCGAATGTGGATTGTAAGAAActttgggaggaggaagttggGGGTTATAAAGAGGGTTAG
- a CDS encoding GTPase activating protein codes for MAPVTLPPSFYNSFWSPDYRSGLEVLFKNLEQGCLENEDVTAFIESQVRGYHSLASTLLNPPLPSTTTESSSSLSHTLLSLRGASSARGEAHLSLAQELEERVLLAWKAWVDRHGIRIREAKAEMLGKNGVVSVWEKDAHKLEQLKKAYLTKTRAADDAEDDVKFAPATSRSPPLDNYTSSPKLPQAKLSGANLRRTGTVADRITEKLRAASVSSGSSAPGSSPSKHLSTISVDGKVLPPPPSPLKTEDLVGGGSLDSPGSPREECFIPPSDPRGKPTLPGVEPTTHELPSSPDPNVAPILLSGLSLSPRGLKEILQRLDTYLLTTVAPNAEPPTTLSTKSNPALASRQRSTILGTYEKTVSGAEIVNWLADNVEAFGGDWERCADAAGELHKMGYFSRIGVGRGFDAGDDTYFILKINGPETASHQPFALPTPISPPNATNAIPSLFKQYQFYLPASLTSNDEPYHVRLRRDAHKADEMYRDGVWSAEEKRLEMEERIERGLRLWERWERERLSAVKMVLKQYETTLAKLPSKLASFQKSTELSVEAFNPEADIKALIEGNRTGPFRPQSHVYESVDTDVPDVNFGIDLRRWSGERGWKSLVHAPKREKGAIPEALEALLGALAEMYEGISEEERRRAWIYEVPLMETHMLRNAINNPKIPVDDLISIVKKFNAPVTAGTIKLYLLELNPPVMGWEGWEDAKAVYPAVGADQDVDMTSAVASVLGRLPGSHIFALDAVIKHFRTLIDTTKSAEPDEVYITKLALSVGKTILRPQFETDLTIGDRTPSLFIADLIRHYTALFPPLVEKLKAETDRPMPVRKRTALVDQRVSRSSLGKDVDTQHLLELQRAQMRATSPAPRGGKELPPIQQQQQAVPTTPSPAPALTTAAGSAANPVSALGFGPAIETTKAEEEKEDAAGSDEDEPFVPPFDTQPNSSTPTPPPASAATHRSSLHSVNSVRSTRSEGKADLAPPIAAVSPHATNPTPPTATSVSKDTTKQLQETEQAAAAPAPAPADGDIVISSGGSAAGLKRGVSGESSRLRGPRAARGPRPAPGRAHGASASVSVSMSEQRPDSPLSISSSAGQGEGLGRVRSRPTSVHAGAGGGTSRPTTPAAGEGPTSRYGAAHGTSGHGTRGSVSAMAAKFEKRDE; via the exons ATGGCCCCAGTAACTCTCCCACCTTCCTTTTATAACTCTTTCTGGTCTCCAGACTACAGATCAGGCCTTGAAGTCTTGTTCAAGAACCTCGAGCAG GGATGTCTCGAGAATGAAGATGTCACAGCATTTATAGAG TCACAAGTCAGGGGTTACCATTCCCTGGCATCAACTCTTCTCAatcctccacttccatccACCACTACAgaatcttcctcctctctttcccacACCCTCCTATCCCTTCGCGGTGCCTCCTCAGCACGAGGTGAAGCACATCTGTCCTTGGCgcaagagcttgaagagcgGGTGTTATTGGCATGGAAAGCGTGGGTGGACAGGCATGGTATCAGAATCAGAGAGGCCAAGGCGGAGATGCTTGGTAAAAATGGTGTCGTTAGTGTCTGGGAAAAGGATGCTCATAAACTGGAGCAA CTCAAAAAGGCGTATTTGACAAAGACAAGGGCGGCTGATGATGCTGAGGATGA TGTCAAGTTTGCCCCAGCGACTTCCCGCTCACCACCTCTCGACAACTacacctcttctcccaaacTCCCACAAGCCAAGCTGTCTGGTGCCAACCTTCGACGTACAGGCACGGTTGCCGATCGTATCACAGAAAAGCTCCGGGCTGCCTCTGTCAGTAGCGGTTCCAGCGCTCCTGGCTCGTCTCCTTCAAAACATCTAAGCACAATCTCTGTCGACGGGAAGGTGctccctccccctccaAGCCCCTTGAAGACGGAGGATTTAGTTGGCGGCGGCAGTCTGGACAGTCCTGGAAGCCCGCGAGAAGAGTGTTTCATCCCCCCAAGCGACCCTCGTGGAAAGCCGACTCTTCCAGGCGTTGAGCCAACCACTCACGAGTTGCCCTCCTCGCCCGATCCCAACGTCGCACctatccttctttctggCCTTTCCCTCAGCCCGCGAGGTCTCAAAGAGATTCTTCAGCGCCTTGATACTTACCTACTTACAACTGTTGCTCCCAACGCAGAGCCACCCACTACATTATCCACCAAATCCAATCCTGCTCTTGCCAGCCGCCAACGAAGTACCATTTTAGGCACTTACGAGAAGACCGTTTCTGGTGCAGAGATTGTCAACTGGCTAGCGGATAATGTTGAAGCATTCGGGGGAGACTGGGAGAGATGTGCGGATGCGGCTGGCGAGCTTCACAAGATGGGATACTTTAGTCGAATCGGTGTGGGTAGAGGATTTGATGCTGGTGACGACACGTACTTTATCCTCAAAATCAACGGTCCCGAGACTGCATCACACCAACCTTTTGCTCTGCCTACCCCTATCTCTCCTCCCAATGCTACGAATGCTATCCCCAGCCTTTTCAAGCAATATCAATTTTATCTTCCTGCGTCGCTTACCAGCAATGATGAGCCTTACCACGTCCGTTTACGACGAGACGCTCACAAGGCAGATGAAATGTATCGAGACGGAGTATGGAGCgctgaagagaagaggttggagatggaggagcgCATTGAGCGGGGTTTGCGTTTGtgggagagatgggaaCGTGAGAGGCTTTCAGCAGTCAAGATGGTGTTGAAGCAATACGAGACTACGCTTGCCAAACTCCCTAGCAAACTTGCCAGCTTTCAAAAGTCTACAGAGCTTTCTGTCGAGGCATTCAACCCCGAGGCCGATATCAAAGCGCTCATCGAAGGAAACAGGACTGGTCCGTTTAGGCCACAATCGCATGTTTACGAAAGTGTGGATACAGATGTGCCCGATGTGAACTTTGGAATAGACCTTCGGCGATGGTCGGGCGAgaggggatggaagagtcTGGTGCATGCACcaaagagagaaaagggtGCAATCCCAGAGGCGCTGGAAGCGCTGTTGGGCGCGTTAGCGGAGATGTATGAAGGGATTTCCGAAGAGG AGCGACGCCGAGCATGGATCTACGAAGTGCCTCTTATGGAGACCCATATGCTCCGGAACGCCATCAACAACCCTAAAATCCCCGTCGATGATTTGATCAGCATCGTCAAAAAGTTCAACGCTCCCGTTACCGCTGGGACGATCAAACTCTACTTGCTTGAGTTGAACCCTCCGGTGATGGGCTGGGAAGGCTGGGAAGATGCCAAGGCGGTATATCCTGCTGTGGGTGCGGACCAAGACGTGGATATGACGAGCGCGGTGGCGAGTGTGCTTGGGAGGTTGCCCGGATCGCATATATTTGCATTGGATGCTGTCATCAAGCATTTCAGAACCTTGATTGATACGACAAAGTCTGCTGAGCCCGATGAGGTATATATTACCAAACTCGCGTTGTCAGTAGGAAAGA CAATTCTTCGTCCTCAGTTTGAGACCGACCTCACTATCGGTGACCGTACTCCTTCATTATTCATCGCCGACCTTATCAGGCACTACACtgcccttttccctccccTTGTTGAGAAACTCAAGGCGGAGACTGACCGTCCCATGCCTGTAAGGAAGCGTACCGCCTTGGTTGATCAGAGAGTATCACGGAGCAGTCTTGGTAAAGACGTTGATACTCAACATCTCTTGGAGTTGCAGAGAGCGCAAATGAGAGCGACAAGTCCCGCACCTAGGGGCGGCAAGGAGTTGCCTCCtatccaacaacaacagcaggcTGTCCCTACGACACCTAGTCCTGCACCTGCTTTGACGACAGCTGCTGGCTCTGCGGCTAATCCCGTTTCTGCCCTTGGCTTTGGCCCTGCTATTGAGACGACaaaggcggaggaggagaaggaggacgcGGCTGGAagtgacgaggatgagccGTTCGTCCCACCTTTTGACACTCAGCCCAACTCTTCCACCCCTACTCCTCCCCCCGCCTCTGCCGCTACCCACCGTTCCTCTCTCCACTCTGTCAATTCGGTCCGCTCCACCCGTTCCGAGGGGAAGGCTGACCTTGCACCTCCTATCGCCGCCGTCTCTCCCCACGCGACAAATCCCACCCCACCCACTGCCACTTCCGTATCAAAAGACACCACCAAACAACTCCAAGAAACCGAGCAAGCTGCGGCTGCCCCAGCCCCTGCCCCGGCAGATGGAGATATCGTCATTTCGTCCGGAGGCTCAGCTGCCGGCCTCAAGCGCGGAGTCTCTGGTGAATCCTCTCGCCTTCGAGGTCCCCGTGCGGCCCGAGGTCCACGCCCGGCTCCTGGCCGAGCGCATGGGGCGTCGGCGTCAGTTTCAGTTTCAATGTCGGAACAGCGGCCAGATTCGCCTTTGAGTATATCGAGCTCGGCGGGGCAAGGAGAGGGTTTGGGGAGGGTGAGGAGTAGGCCTACGAGTGTTCATGCGGGCGCGGGCGGGGGGACGAGTCGACCGACTACTCCGGCTGCTGGGGAAGGTCCGACGAGCAGG TACGGTGCTGCCCATGGGACGAGTGGACATGGGACACGAGGATCTGTCAGTGCGATGGCTGCAAAGTTTGAAAAGCGAGATGAGTAG